In Methanocella paludicola SANAE, the sequence TGATGTGTCCCTGCCAAAATGGTCACCTTCGGGTGTCTATTTCGGCTTCATTCTTATATACTGTGGCGCATTATTCGGCAGTCACGGACTGGCTTTTGTGCCGGGGAGGGTACCAGATGTGGCCGTTCTCCCTGACGGGGTCCCTGTACGTGATAACGTTGCCGTTTTTCTCTACGGTCACGATGTACGAATTATAGCGTAGCCGCCTGACCTCCGGGGTCCCCGTGAATCTCATTGCCTCCCCGGGCGTCAGGCCCCGGAATTTTTCGTATGACTCGGCATGCGATGCGCCTTTGAAGAGGTCGTAAGTGTAAAACCGGTAAGCTTTCGGCATGTCCTCGATCACCATCCACTTCGTGGGATTCATCGTCGCAATGGTCCTGCCTTTTACTTTCGTGGCCGCCCACGCTTTGGACCCGGCGCTGATCGATATGACCAGGCCGAAGATGGCCACGTATGGCAGGGGGTCCATGAAGCTCGCGAGGCCCATGGCCATGGCTGCGATATATGCGAAGCTGGCGGCCATGATGTAGATGCTTGGGCCGGCCAGGATGCCCAGGGTGTACTTTTTGTCCGTGGCCGGGTAGAAGAGGGGGATGCCCGGGTACGCGAGGTAGTCGGCAGCGATGTGGGTTATTGCGCCGGCCCCGATGGCGACTATAGCCTGCAGGCCGAAGGGTGCCATGATCGACGGGAAGGTGAGCGATAGCGGGTATGCGACGGCCGCAGATAGAAGCGTGACCACGAAGGCGCCGAAGAAGCTGTGCGTGAACCCGCCGTGAGTGTAAATATAGAGCCGGGGGTCACGGTCCGGGAAAAGGCCGAGCAGCACGTCCATGTCGATGAGTACAGCCCCCATGATGCCGTATATCGCCAGGTCGGGGCGGCCGATGAGCGATAGTGGTATGGCGATGATGAGCGCGTGCGTGATGGAGTCCACAAGCCTACGTGGGTCAGTTAATCATAAATACGTTATCCGCCGGGCACCGCTAAAGCTAATACGACGGCGCGACATGCCATTATGGCAATGCACCTTATCATCACCGAAAAGCA encodes:
- a CDS encoding metal-dependent hydrolase — its product is MDSITHALIIAIPLSLIGRPDLAIYGIMGAVLIDMDVLLGLFPDRDPRLYIYTHGGFTHSFFGAFVVTLLSAAVAYPLSLTFPSIMAPFGLQAIVAIGAGAITHIAADYLAYPGIPLFYPATDKKYTLGILAGPSIYIMAASFAYIAAMAMGLASFMDPLPYVAIFGLVISISAGSKAWAATKVKGRTIATMNPTKWMVIEDMPKAYRFYTYDLFKGASHAESYEKFRGLTPGEAMRFTGTPEVRRLRYNSYIVTVEKNGNVITYRDPVRENGHIWYPPRHKSQSVTAE